The Rhinopithecus roxellana isolate Shanxi Qingling chromosome 13, ASM756505v1, whole genome shotgun sequence genome contains a region encoding:
- the DNMT3B gene encoding DNA (cytosine-5)-methyltransferase 3B isoform X1 has protein sequence MKGDTRHLNGEEDAGGREDSILVNGACSDQSSDSPPILEAIRTPEIRGRRSSSRLSKREVSSLLSYTQDLTGDGDGEDGDGSDTPVMPKLFRETRTRSESPAVRTRNNNSVSSRERHRPSPRSTRGRQGRNHVDESPVEFPATRSLRRRATASAGTPWPSPPSSYLTIDLTDDTEDTRVTPQSSSTPYARLAQDSQQEGMESPQVEADSGDGDSSEYQDGKEFGIGDLVWGKIKGFSWWPAMVVSWKATSKRQAMSGMRWVQWFGDGKFSEVSADKLVALGLFSQHFNLATFNKLVSYRKAMYHALEKARVRAGKTFPSSPGDSLEDQLKPMLEWAHGGFKPTGIEGLKPNNTQPENKTRRRTADDSATSDYCPAPKRLKTNCYNNGKDRGDEDQSREQMASDVANNKSSLEDGCLSCGRKNPVSFHPLFEGGLCQTCRDRFLELFYMYDDDGYQSYCTVCCEGRELLLCSNTSCCRCFCVECLEVLVGTGTAAEAKLQEPWSCYMCLPQRCHGVLRRRKDWNVRLQAFFTSDTGLEYEAPKLYPAIPAARRRPIRVLSLFDGIATGYLVLKELGIKVGKYVASEVCEESIAVGTVKHEGNIKYVNDVRNITKKNIEEWGPFDLVIGGSPCNDLSNVNPARKGLYEGTGRLFFEFYHLLNYSRPKEGDDRPFFWMFENVVAMKVGDKRDISRFLECNPVMIDAIKVSAAHRARYFWGNLPGMNRIFGFPVHYTDVSNMGRGARQKLLGRSWSVPVIRHLFAPLKDYFACE, from the exons ATGAAGGGAGACACCAGGCATCTCAATGGAGAGGAGGACGCCGGCGGGAGGGAAGACTCGATCCTCGTCAATGGGGCCTGCAGCGACCAGTCCTCCGACTCGCCCCCGATCCTGGAGGCCATCCGCACCCCGGAGATCAGAG GCCGAAGATCAAGCTCACGACTCTCCAAGAGGGAGGTGTCCAGTCTGCTAAGCTACACGCAG GACTTGACAGGCGATGGCGACGGGGAAGATGGGGATGGCTCTGACACCCCAGTGATGCCAAAGCTCTTCCGGGAAACCAGGACTCGGTCAGAAAGCCCAGCT GTCCGAACTCGAAATAACAACAGTGTCTCCAGCCGGGAGAGGCATAGGCCTTCCCCACGTTCCACCCGAGGCCGGCAGGGCCGCAACCATGTGGACGAGTCTCCCGTGGAGTTCCCGGCTACCAGG TCCCTGAGGCGGCGGGCAACGGCATCGGCAGGAACGCCATGGCCGTCCCCTCCCAGCTCTTACCTTACCATCGACCTCACAGATGACACAGAGGACACACGTGTGACGCCCCAGAGCAGCAGTACCCCCTATGCCCGCCTAGCCCAGGATAGCCAGCAGGAGGGCATGGAGTCCCCGCAGGTGGAGGCAGACAGTGGAGATGGAGACAGTTCAGAGTATCAG GATGGGAAGGAGTTTGGAATAGGGGACCTCGTGTGGGGAAAGATCAAGGGCTTCTCCTGGTGGCCTGCCATGGTGGTGTCTTGGAAGGCCACCTCCAAGCGACAGGCTATGTCTGGCATGCGGTGGGTCCAGTGGTTTGGCGATGGCAAGTTTTCCGAG GTCTCTGCAGACAAACTGGTGGCACTGGGGCTGTTCAGCCAGCACTTTAATTTGGCCACCTTCAATAAGCTCGTCTCCTATCGAAAAGCCATGTACCATGCTCTGGAG AAAGCTAGGGTGCGAGCTGGCAAGACCTTCCCCAGCAGCCCTGGAGACTCATTGGAGGACCAGCTGAAGCCCATGTTGGAGTGGGCCCACGGGGGCTTCAAGCCCACTGGGATCGAGGGCCTCAAACCCAACAACACGCAACCAG AGAACAAGACTCGAAGACGCACAGCTGACGACTCAGCCACCTCTGACTACTGCCCCGCACCCAAACGCCTCAAGACAAATTGCTATAACAACGGCAAAGACCGAGGGGATGAAGATCAGAGCCGAG AACAAATGGCTTCAGATGTTGCCAACAACAAGAGCAGCCTGGAAG ATGGCTGTTTGTCTTGTGGCAGGAAAAACCCTGTGTCCTTCCACCCTCTCTTTGAGGGGGGCCTCTGTCAGACATGCCGG gATCGCTTCCTTGAGCTGTTTTACATGTATGACGACGATGGCTATCAGTCTTACTGCACCGTGTGCTGTGAGGGCCGAGAGCTGCTGCTTTGCAGCAACACGAGCTGCTGCCG GTGCTTCTGTGTGGAGTGCCTGGAGGTGCTGGTGGGCACAGGCACAGCGGCCGAGGCCAAGCTTCAGGAGCCCTGGAGCTGCTACATGTGTCTCCCGCAGCGCTGTCATGGCGTCCTGCGGCGCCGGAAGGACTGGAACGTGCGCCTGCAGGCCTTCTTCACCAGTGACACGGGGCTTGAATAC GAAGCCCCCAAGCTGTACCCTGCCATTCCTGCAGCCCGAAGGCGGCCCATTCGAGTCCTGTCATTGTTTGATGGCATCGCAACAG GCTACCTAGTCCTCAAAGAGTTGGGCATAAAGGTAGGAAAGTACGTCGCCTCTGAAGTGTGTGAGGAGTCCATCGCTGTTGGAACCGTGAAGCACGAGGGGAATATCAAATACGTGAACGACGTGAGGAACATCACAAAGAAAAAT aTTGAAGAATGGGGCCCATTTGACTTGGTGATTGGCGGAAGCCCATGCAACGATCTCTCAAATGTGAATCCAGCCAGGAAAGGCCTGTATG AGGGTACAGGCCGGCTCTTCTTCGAATTTTACCACCTGCTGAATTACTCCCGCCCCAAGGAGGGTGATGACCGGCCGTTCTTCTGGATGTTTGAGAATGTTGTAGCCATGAAGGTTGGCGACAAGAGGGACATCTCGCGGTTCCTGGAG TGTAATCCAGTGATGATTGATGCCATCAAAGTTTCTGCTGCTCACAGGGCCCGATACTTTTGGGGCAACCTACCTGGGATGAACAG
- the DNMT3B gene encoding DNA (cytosine-5)-methyltransferase 3B isoform X2: MKGDTRHLNGEEDAGGREDSILVNGACSDQSSDSPPILEAIRTPEIRGRRSSSRLSKREVSSLLSYTQDLTGDGDGEDGDGSDTPVMPKLFRETRTRSESPASLRRRATASAGTPWPSPPSSYLTIDLTDDTEDTRVTPQSSSTPYARLAQDSQQEGMESPQVEADSGDGDSSEYQDGKEFGIGDLVWGKIKGFSWWPAMVVSWKATSKRQAMSGMRWVQWFGDGKFSEVSADKLVALGLFSQHFNLATFNKLVSYRKAMYHALEKARVRAGKTFPSSPGDSLEDQLKPMLEWAHGGFKPTGIEGLKPNNTQPENKTRRRTADDSATSDYCPAPKRLKTNCYNNGKDRGDEDQSREQMASDVANNKSSLEDGCLSCGRKNPVSFHPLFEGGLCQTCRDRFLELFYMYDDDGYQSYCTVCCEGRELLLCSNTSCCRCFCVECLEVLVGTGTAAEAKLQEPWSCYMCLPQRCHGVLRRRKDWNVRLQAFFTSDTGLEYEAPKLYPAIPAARRRPIRVLSLFDGIATGYLVLKELGIKVGKYVASEVCEESIAVGTVKHEGNIKYVNDVRNITKKNIEEWGPFDLVIGGSPCNDLSNVNPARKGLYEGTGRLFFEFYHLLNYSRPKEGDDRPFFWMFENVVAMKVGDKRDISRFLECNPVMIDAIKVSAAHRARYFWGNLPGMNRIFGFPVHYTDVSNMGRGARQKLLGRSWSVPVIRHLFAPLKDYFACE; encoded by the exons ATGAAGGGAGACACCAGGCATCTCAATGGAGAGGAGGACGCCGGCGGGAGGGAAGACTCGATCCTCGTCAATGGGGCCTGCAGCGACCAGTCCTCCGACTCGCCCCCGATCCTGGAGGCCATCCGCACCCCGGAGATCAGAG GCCGAAGATCAAGCTCACGACTCTCCAAGAGGGAGGTGTCCAGTCTGCTAAGCTACACGCAG GACTTGACAGGCGATGGCGACGGGGAAGATGGGGATGGCTCTGACACCCCAGTGATGCCAAAGCTCTTCCGGGAAACCAGGACTCGGTCAGAAAGCCCAGCT TCCCTGAGGCGGCGGGCAACGGCATCGGCAGGAACGCCATGGCCGTCCCCTCCCAGCTCTTACCTTACCATCGACCTCACAGATGACACAGAGGACACACGTGTGACGCCCCAGAGCAGCAGTACCCCCTATGCCCGCCTAGCCCAGGATAGCCAGCAGGAGGGCATGGAGTCCCCGCAGGTGGAGGCAGACAGTGGAGATGGAGACAGTTCAGAGTATCAG GATGGGAAGGAGTTTGGAATAGGGGACCTCGTGTGGGGAAAGATCAAGGGCTTCTCCTGGTGGCCTGCCATGGTGGTGTCTTGGAAGGCCACCTCCAAGCGACAGGCTATGTCTGGCATGCGGTGGGTCCAGTGGTTTGGCGATGGCAAGTTTTCCGAG GTCTCTGCAGACAAACTGGTGGCACTGGGGCTGTTCAGCCAGCACTTTAATTTGGCCACCTTCAATAAGCTCGTCTCCTATCGAAAAGCCATGTACCATGCTCTGGAG AAAGCTAGGGTGCGAGCTGGCAAGACCTTCCCCAGCAGCCCTGGAGACTCATTGGAGGACCAGCTGAAGCCCATGTTGGAGTGGGCCCACGGGGGCTTCAAGCCCACTGGGATCGAGGGCCTCAAACCCAACAACACGCAACCAG AGAACAAGACTCGAAGACGCACAGCTGACGACTCAGCCACCTCTGACTACTGCCCCGCACCCAAACGCCTCAAGACAAATTGCTATAACAACGGCAAAGACCGAGGGGATGAAGATCAGAGCCGAG AACAAATGGCTTCAGATGTTGCCAACAACAAGAGCAGCCTGGAAG ATGGCTGTTTGTCTTGTGGCAGGAAAAACCCTGTGTCCTTCCACCCTCTCTTTGAGGGGGGCCTCTGTCAGACATGCCGG gATCGCTTCCTTGAGCTGTTTTACATGTATGACGACGATGGCTATCAGTCTTACTGCACCGTGTGCTGTGAGGGCCGAGAGCTGCTGCTTTGCAGCAACACGAGCTGCTGCCG GTGCTTCTGTGTGGAGTGCCTGGAGGTGCTGGTGGGCACAGGCACAGCGGCCGAGGCCAAGCTTCAGGAGCCCTGGAGCTGCTACATGTGTCTCCCGCAGCGCTGTCATGGCGTCCTGCGGCGCCGGAAGGACTGGAACGTGCGCCTGCAGGCCTTCTTCACCAGTGACACGGGGCTTGAATAC GAAGCCCCCAAGCTGTACCCTGCCATTCCTGCAGCCCGAAGGCGGCCCATTCGAGTCCTGTCATTGTTTGATGGCATCGCAACAG GCTACCTAGTCCTCAAAGAGTTGGGCATAAAGGTAGGAAAGTACGTCGCCTCTGAAGTGTGTGAGGAGTCCATCGCTGTTGGAACCGTGAAGCACGAGGGGAATATCAAATACGTGAACGACGTGAGGAACATCACAAAGAAAAAT aTTGAAGAATGGGGCCCATTTGACTTGGTGATTGGCGGAAGCCCATGCAACGATCTCTCAAATGTGAATCCAGCCAGGAAAGGCCTGTATG AGGGTACAGGCCGGCTCTTCTTCGAATTTTACCACCTGCTGAATTACTCCCGCCCCAAGGAGGGTGATGACCGGCCGTTCTTCTGGATGTTTGAGAATGTTGTAGCCATGAAGGTTGGCGACAAGAGGGACATCTCGCGGTTCCTGGAG TGTAATCCAGTGATGATTGATGCCATCAAAGTTTCTGCTGCTCACAGGGCCCGATACTTTTGGGGCAACCTACCTGGGATGAACAG